From Acinetobacter suaedae, one genomic window encodes:
- the sppA gene encoding signal peptide peptidase SppA — protein sequence MSDWPPKPQNEPTNPNNVTGKEWQILEKAVLASVEEQRRSRRWSIFFKFLGFAYLLFVLIAMGKGCSTSSTKTTTNITSDHLAVVDIIGTIDSSSGSSTVNSDDTNKALKRAFEASGSKAVALNINSPGGSPVQSDEIWQEIRYLKKQHPDKKVYAVIGDMGASGAYYIASAADEIIVNPSSLVGSIGVIMPNYGLSGLAQKLGIEDRTLTSGSNKDILSMTKPLDPAQKQHVQSVLDNVHAHFINAVKEGRGKRLKSNDPAIFSGLFWTGEQAVALGVADRSGSMTTLMRDLNVSQKVDYTVQRNPFESILGRMGAKIGEGISSSLADQLQAQQNAKIQ from the coding sequence ATGTCCGATTGGCCACCAAAACCACAAAATGAACCCACAAATCCGAATAATGTGACAGGCAAAGAATGGCAGATTTTAGAAAAGGCCGTATTGGCTTCTGTCGAAGAGCAGCGTCGAAGCCGACGTTGGAGTATCTTTTTTAAATTCCTAGGTTTTGCATATTTACTTTTCGTGTTGATTGCAATGGGTAAAGGGTGTTCGACGTCTTCGACGAAAACAACGACCAATATTACCAGTGATCATTTGGCAGTTGTGGATATTATTGGAACGATCGACTCTTCCAGCGGTTCTTCTACTGTAAACAGTGATGATACAAATAAGGCACTCAAACGTGCTTTTGAGGCAAGTGGTAGTAAAGCAGTTGCCTTGAATATCAACTCACCAGGTGGCTCTCCTGTGCAATCTGATGAAATTTGGCAAGAAATCCGTTACCTGAAGAAACAACATCCTGATAAGAAGGTCTATGCTGTGATTGGCGATATGGGTGCGTCCGGTGCTTATTATATTGCTTCAGCAGCAGATGAGATTATTGTCAATCCATCGAGTTTGGTGGGATCAATCGGTGTCATTATGCCAAATTATGGTCTAAGCGGATTGGCTCAAAAGCTTGGGATAGAGGATCGTACTTTAACCTCAGGTAGTAATAAAGATATTTTGAGTATGACTAAACCTCTTGATCCGGCACAAAAACAGCATGTGCAATCAGTATTGGATAATGTGCATGCTCATTTTATTAATGCGGTTAAAGAAGGTCGTGGCAAACGTTTGAAATCGAATGATCCTGCGATTTTCTCAGGTCTATTTTGGACAGGTGAACAGGCAGTTGCCTTAGGTGTCGCGGACCGTAGTGGTAGTATGACGACATTAATGCGTGATCTAAATGTGAGTCAAAAAGTTGATTATACTGTTCAACGTAATCCTTTCGAGTCTATTTTAGGGCGTATGGGGGCAAAGATCGGCGAGGGAATTAGTAGTTCACTTGCAGATCAACTTCAGGCTCAACAAAACGCAAAAATACAATAA
- the purM gene encoding phosphoribosylformylglycinamidine cyclo-ligase, producing the protein MSNSTSTPNTGLSYKDAGVDIEAGDALVDRIKSVAKRTTRPEVMGGLGGFGALCKIPKGYEEPVLVSGTDGVGTKLRLALNLNRHDTIGQDLVAMCVNDLLVCGAEPLFFLDYYATGHLNVDVAANVVTGIGKGCELAGCALVGGETAEMPGMYEGEDYDLAGFAVGVVEQSKIIDGTKVKAGDVLIGVASSGAHSNGYSLLRKILDVKNVDLTQIVDGRPLADVAMEPTRIYVKPVLELCKQVDVHAMAHITGGGLPGNLPRVLPNGAQAVIDESSWEWSELFQLLQREGNVERFEMYRTFNCGVGMVIAVDPSEADKAVEVLNAQGEKAWKIGHIQENAESVEGADEKIRVIFA; encoded by the coding sequence ATGAGCAACTCAACTTCTACCCCAAATACTGGTTTAAGCTACAAAGATGCGGGCGTCGACATTGAAGCGGGCGACGCACTGGTCGATCGTATCAAATCTGTCGCAAAACGCACCACTCGTCCTGAAGTCATGGGCGGTCTAGGTGGTTTTGGCGCACTATGCAAAATTCCAAAAGGTTATGAAGAGCCTGTATTGGTTTCAGGAACTGACGGCGTAGGTACAAAATTACGCTTAGCCCTCAATCTCAATCGTCATGACACAATTGGACAAGATCTTGTCGCAATGTGTGTAAACGATTTACTGGTTTGTGGTGCAGAACCTTTATTCTTCTTAGATTACTATGCAACTGGACATTTGAATGTAGATGTTGCAGCCAACGTTGTAACGGGTATCGGTAAAGGTTGTGAGCTTGCTGGTTGCGCACTGGTCGGTGGTGAAACTGCTGAAATGCCGGGTATGTATGAAGGTGAAGATTACGACCTTGCTGGTTTCGCAGTAGGTGTCGTTGAACAAAGTAAGATCATTGACGGCACTAAAGTCAAAGCCGGTGATGTTTTGATCGGTGTAGCATCAAGTGGTGCTCACTCAAATGGTTATTCATTACTACGCAAAATCTTAGATGTTAAGAATGTAGATTTAACTCAAATCGTTGATGGTCGCCCACTCGCTGATGTTGCAATGGAACCAACGCGCATTTATGTAAAACCTGTTTTAGAGTTATGCAAACAAGTTGACGTGCATGCAATGGCACATATCACAGGTGGTGGTTTACCAGGTAACCTTCCTCGCGTTCTTCCTAATGGCGCACAAGCTGTCATTGATGAATCAAGCTGGGAATGGTCTGAGTTATTCCAATTACTACAACGCGAAGGTAATGTAGAGCGCTTCGAAATGTATCGTACATTTAACTGTGGCGTTGGTATGGTCATTGCAGTTGATCCAAGTGAAGCAGATAAAGCAGTTGAAGTCTTAAATGCTCAAGGTGAAAAAGCTTGGAAAATTGGTCATATCCAAGAAAATGCTGAATCTGTTGAAGGCGCTGACGAAAAAATTCGTGTGATCTTTGCATAA
- a CDS encoding DUF3106 domain-containing protein yields the protein MAAKRLALVVCTIGLLQTSFAGSDRFWPFSKPVKTTTEEAWDDLSPEEQRALIKRYQTLKEIPNDQSSQLQQRMEWFTQLPDDEKQKMRDVWQRMSTQERTTLRKRMQNASLEERVNIREEYLTKYSEH from the coding sequence ATGGCAGCTAAAAGATTAGCACTTGTTGTATGCACAATCGGTTTACTACAGACTAGTTTCGCTGGTTCAGACCGCTTTTGGCCATTTTCCAAGCCAGTTAAAACAACAACTGAAGAAGCATGGGACGATTTATCCCCTGAAGAACAACGTGCACTTATCAAGCGTTATCAAACCCTTAAAGAAATTCCCAATGATCAGAGTTCTCAGCTACAGCAACGCATGGAATGGTTTACCCAACTCCCCGATGATGAAAAACAGAAAATGCGTGATGTATGGCAGAGAATGAGTACACAAGAACGTACAACATTACGTAAGCGCATGCAAAATGCAAGTTTAGAAGAACGAGTAAATATCAGAGAAGAGTATTTGACCAAATATTCTGAACACTAG
- a CDS encoding alpha/beta fold hydrolase, which translates to MKPIIHFAHANGVPSKVYQKLFQQLEDQYDIIYVAEIGTDKRYPITDGWSHLVDQVIDSVVQQAQGRQVIGLGHSLGSVLTLMAAYRRPELFSQVIMLDPPLIIGKASFVFHLAKIFKPKLVDKITPAGLSARRRDHWESREQAAELLGSRGFYQHFDPDCFQAYIDYALTNDPQRGGVTLTIPKADEVALFRTTPSMWWLPMPKPPVPVHLVVGRDSVFLKEKFPQAAQKKLGIPFSVVEGGHMFPLEYPLETVDKVKSLIVKR; encoded by the coding sequence ATGAAACCTATTATTCATTTTGCCCATGCCAATGGGGTTCCATCTAAAGTTTATCAAAAGCTTTTTCAGCAATTGGAAGATCAATACGACATTATTTATGTTGCTGAGATAGGAACAGATAAGCGTTATCCCATCACAGATGGCTGGTCACATTTGGTAGACCAAGTAATTGATAGTGTTGTGCAACAAGCACAAGGGCGACAGGTGATAGGTTTAGGACATTCTTTAGGTTCGGTGCTGACATTGATGGCAGCTTATCGTCGTCCTGAGTTATTTTCTCAAGTGATTATGCTGGATCCACCTTTAATTATTGGTAAGGCTTCTTTTGTTTTTCATCTGGCTAAAATTTTTAAGCCTAAACTAGTCGACAAGATCACTCCAGCAGGTCTATCGGCTCGCCGTCGAGATCATTGGGAGTCACGTGAACAAGCTGCCGAATTGCTTGGTTCAAGAGGTTTCTACCAACATTTTGATCCTGACTGTTTTCAAGCATATATTGACTATGCATTAACCAATGATCCACAACGAGGTGGGGTGACATTAACGATTCCTAAAGCAGATGAAGTTGCATTATTTAGAACCACACCTTCAATGTGGTGGTTGCCGATGCCAAAACCACCCGTTCCAGTTCATTTAGTGGTTGGTCGTGATAGTGTTTTCTTAAAAGAAAAATTTCCTCAAGCCGCACAAAAGAAATTGGGAATTCCTTTTTCTGTGGTTGAGGGTGGCCATATGTTCCCACTGGAATATCCGTTGGAAACAGTAGATAAGGTCAAAAGCTTAATTGTTAAGAGATGA
- a CDS encoding DnaA ATPase domain-containing protein → MRQLQLDIEPQLDARISDFSGPGWGPVVDAVRQLHTGLVSRLYIYGGAGTGKSHLLSAICDSYLELGRPAIKVSLLALLDAPIEAITALEFYDLVALDDIEAISGVPHWQKAVFHLMNNHEGQLVFSSRVAPIELKLELPDLQSRLTQAVSVKAPNGSSFVDRQALLQSVMTRRGIHFDQQIVDYLLHNGPHQASILLQTLAQLEKMLKGEKTKLSNTTLKQIYALIDEYRQ, encoded by the coding sequence ATGCGTCAATTACAACTGGATATTGAACCACAACTGGATGCCCGAATCAGTGATTTTTCGGGGCCAGGTTGGGGGCCTGTGGTTGATGCTGTGAGACAACTACATACGGGGTTGGTTAGCCGTCTGTATATTTATGGTGGTGCTGGTACAGGTAAAAGTCACTTATTATCTGCAATTTGTGATTCATATTTAGAACTAGGGCGCCCAGCAATAAAAGTTTCTTTGTTGGCTTTATTGGATGCGCCAATTGAAGCAATTACCGCCTTAGAGTTTTATGATTTAGTGGCATTAGATGATATTGAGGCAATTAGTGGGGTGCCTCATTGGCAGAAAGCAGTTTTTCATCTGATGAACAACCATGAGGGACAATTGGTATTCTCATCTAGAGTTGCTCCGATTGAGTTGAAATTGGAACTTCCTGATTTGCAATCAAGATTGACACAGGCTGTGAGCGTAAAAGCACCGAATGGAAGCTCTTTTGTTGATCGACAGGCATTATTACAATCTGTGATGACACGTAGAGGGATTCACTTTGATCAACAAATTGTAGATTATTTATTGCATAATGGCCCTCACCAAGCCTCAATTCTTTTACAGACATTGGCTCAACTAGAAAAAATGTTAAAAGGTGAAAAAACCAAGCTATCTAATACGACATTAAAGCAAATTTATGCCTTGATTGATGAATATCGCCAATAG
- a CDS encoding CSLREA domain-containing protein: protein MKNYKKALLASMVLASMSLIAETSDEPIKVTTFVDEDGENLKACSLREALETAKRRTSYGGCVVTDTRSSTQKKIQLEKGVYTLKSELQPQVNVSILGAGPVDWENKNVLLNDVVNQYPAQIPLQTTIQAENSRIFNTTVGKQKLVLSNLILRGGYTSGLGGAIYAGDDVSLLSSQILDSKAEQAGGAIYLAGNSSGLTISKSLIQGNQAPIGSVLAMHDKNDLGYTQRNITINSSSLVKNGSTTSKSMFEFVGEPTIVLESNTIAKNIANSTYGNLIKFTGDTEAGQGTGNRSSVLSTLSRLTLENNTIVENSAYTTFLYDKIGLKRITFNVLAYNGEIGTYACRYLLGSAKKQENVGLLFAYNAFVKNEASANYCDLPEEVFVKNESNIDVSDKPIGTYLSAYIPASVHTGFLPLYYPIDKNRFEQDEDKKVKDLINTGVTDCSTIDQRGLSRITDGALNLDPDARNTCDIGSVELMRLTAGDIFDLSNSSISKMIDNYQGSYELFENLVKNPNNSEFLTYYKFRLAQYKKVLDVFADPEKRQDALKYRAIYVDLRNQKLPLPEEVLTSDGKTHALQFFSPEHYDIEVEALGKGQIDGAIAGIEPEEELVCKWNAALEQIMIYRTDDEITQAGDKYYCKYTITSIANRKITSTGLLQAAFVNIAPVVKDTSVTLKYQKNETATLNLLDFANDDGDTGPNGSGPELKPNKSAFWHNEEGVELPIRLSNVSSNLIITADRVGNCPAPDQQEKCYGGNIYIKEANAFNQFNFSFNYQVYDNELPTPAISNVGTVKVISTANTTDNKRNAKSGGGSTTLLSLFGLLGLLAYRCLRRK, encoded by the coding sequence ATGAAAAATTATAAGAAAGCGTTATTGGCATCAATGGTGTTGGCCTCAATGTCTCTGATAGCAGAGACAAGTGATGAACCCATTAAAGTTACGACATTTGTGGATGAAGATGGTGAAAATCTAAAAGCTTGTTCACTTCGTGAGGCACTTGAAACTGCAAAACGCCGTACTTCCTATGGTGGATGTGTGGTAACAGATACTCGTTCAAGTACACAAAAAAAGATTCAACTTGAAAAAGGTGTTTATACATTAAAAAGTGAACTTCAACCTCAAGTTAATGTATCAATTTTGGGTGCAGGTCCTGTGGATTGGGAAAATAAAAATGTTTTATTAAATGATGTGGTTAATCAATACCCAGCACAAATTCCATTGCAAACGACAATACAAGCAGAAAATTCTCGTATTTTTAATACCACTGTTGGTAAACAGAAATTAGTGTTGAGTAACCTGATTTTAAGAGGTGGATACACATCTGGGTTGGGGGGGGCGATTTATGCTGGTGATGATGTTTCTTTATTGAGTAGCCAAATTTTAGATTCGAAAGCAGAGCAGGCCGGTGGTGCGATTTATTTGGCTGGAAATAGTAGTGGTTTAACTATCTCTAAAAGTTTAATTCAAGGTAATCAGGCACCTATCGGAAGTGTGCTTGCAATGCATGATAAGAATGACTTAGGGTATACTCAGCGCAATATTACAATTAACTCAAGTAGTTTAGTTAAAAATGGTTCAACTACTTCCAAGAGTATGTTTGAGTTTGTCGGAGAACCAACAATTGTATTGGAATCTAATACGATTGCTAAAAATATAGCAAATTCTACATATGGTAATCTTATCAAGTTCACTGGGGATACAGAGGCTGGACAGGGTACAGGTAACCGCTCTAGTGTATTAAGTACGTTGAGTCGTTTAACGCTAGAAAATAATACCATTGTTGAGAATAGTGCATACACTACATTCTTGTATGACAAAATTGGGCTAAAACGTATAACTTTTAATGTGTTAGCTTATAATGGTGAGATTGGGACTTATGCTTGTCGTTATTTGTTAGGTTCAGCTAAAAAGCAAGAAAATGTCGGACTTCTTTTTGCATATAACGCTTTTGTAAAAAATGAAGCCAGTGCAAATTATTGTGATTTGCCAGAAGAGGTTTTTGTTAAAAATGAAAGCAATATTGACGTAAGTGATAAACCAATCGGTACATACTTAAGTGCGTACATCCCTGCTTCAGTCCACACGGGATTTTTACCCTTATATTATCCTATCGATAAGAATAGATTCGAGCAGGATGAAGATAAAAAAGTTAAGGATCTAATTAATACAGGGGTGACTGATTGCAGTACAATTGATCAGCGAGGGTTGTCTAGAATTACTGATGGTGCTTTAAATCTAGATCCAGACGCGCGAAATACTTGTGATATTGGTTCTGTTGAGTTAATGCGTTTAACTGCTGGTGATATTTTTGATCTATCAAATAGTTCAATTAGTAAAATGATCGATAATTATCAAGGTAGTTACGAATTATTTGAAAATTTAGTTAAAAACCCAAATAATTCAGAATTCCTTACGTATTATAAATTCCGTTTAGCGCAATACAAAAAAGTTTTAGATGTGTTTGCTGACCCAGAAAAAAGACAGGATGCCTTAAAATATCGTGCGATTTATGTAGATTTACGCAATCAAAAGCTACCTTTGCCTGAAGAAGTTCTTACATCTGATGGAAAAACACATGCTTTACAATTTTTTAGTCCTGAGCACTATGATATTGAGGTTGAAGCATTAGGAAAAGGGCAGATTGATGGTGCGATTGCTGGTATTGAACCAGAAGAGGAGCTTGTCTGTAAGTGGAATGCTGCCCTAGAACAGATTATGATTTATCGTACTGATGATGAAATAACTCAAGCTGGTGACAAGTACTATTGTAAATATACCATTACATCTATAGCAAATCGAAAAATCACTTCTACTGGATTGTTGCAGGCAGCTTTTGTGAACATTGCACCTGTAGTCAAAGATACCTCAGTAACATTGAAGTATCAAAAAAATGAAACTGCTACTTTAAATTTACTAGATTTTGCCAATGACGATGGGGATACAGGTCCTAATGGCTCAGGTCCTGAGTTAAAGCCAAATAAATCTGCTTTTTGGCATAATGAAGAAGGTGTAGAACTGCCGATCCGTTTATCCAATGTTTCTAGTAATTTAATTATTACTGCTGATCGAGTGGGGAATTGTCCTGCTCCTGATCAACAAGAAAAGTGTTATGGTGGTAATATTTATATTAAAGAAGCAAATGCTTTTAACCAATTTAATTTTTCATTTAATTATCAAGTTTATGATAATGAGCTTCCAACACCTGCAATTTCAAATGTAGGTACGGTTAAGGTTATTAGCACTGCTAATACGACAGATAATAAACGTAATGCGAAGAGCGGTGGAGGAAGTACAACACTTTTATCATTGTTTGGTCTACTTGGCTTGTTAGCGTACCGCTGTTTAAGAAGAAAGTAA
- the cxpE gene encoding chloramphenicol efflux transporter CxpE, whose translation MQDLVLRRIFILAGLALLIWVIYLLKPIVIPFVGAFLIAYFFSPLVDVLVKIKLPRWLAISVVFIGIGVTLTVVLWFLAPLVWKQLIYARDSIPAGIHWINATFLPWMSETFDLVPMEIDTDQISKVVMEYVQTNYSSDSIQTFALRLAQSGLNFIQIGGVIILIPIISFYFLLDWERMLQSLRRLIPRPYEASTLKIIRECHSVLGAFVKGQFLVMLLLGVIYAVGLQLIGLEVGLIIGMVAGLASIIPYLGFAVGIIAAVVATLFQFGLDWTQLLLVGAVFLVGQMVEGYILQPFLLGDKIGLSPVAVVFAVLAGAQLAGFLGMLIALPVAAVIVVLLRHARDGYEKSRFYGLSQEMIVVESTPQHLNVETDQVELDLEIKNSQDTETSNSKDDSK comes from the coding sequence ATGCAAGATTTGGTACTCCGCCGTATCTTTATTCTCGCTGGGCTCGCATTATTGATTTGGGTAATTTATTTACTCAAACCGATTGTGATTCCTTTCGTTGGCGCTTTTTTGATTGCATATTTTTTTAGTCCTTTGGTTGATGTGTTAGTCAAGATCAAGTTACCTCGCTGGTTGGCGATTAGTGTGGTGTTTATTGGTATTGGTGTGACATTAACTGTCGTTTTATGGTTCCTTGCTCCGCTCGTTTGGAAGCAATTGATTTATGCTCGGGATAGTATTCCAGCGGGTATTCACTGGATAAATGCGACATTCTTACCATGGATGTCTGAAACTTTTGATTTGGTTCCAATGGAAATTGATACTGATCAAATCTCAAAAGTCGTGATGGAATATGTGCAAACAAATTATAGTTCCGATAGTATTCAGACCTTTGCATTACGTCTTGCGCAATCGGGGTTGAATTTTATCCAGATTGGTGGGGTTATTATTTTAATTCCGATTATTTCTTTCTATTTCCTTTTAGACTGGGAAAGAATGCTACAAAGTTTACGTCGTTTGATTCCACGTCCTTATGAAGCATCTACTTTAAAAATTATTCGTGAATGTCATAGCGTGCTAGGTGCCTTTGTAAAAGGGCAGTTTTTAGTCATGCTTTTATTAGGTGTGATTTATGCGGTTGGTTTGCAACTGATTGGTTTAGAAGTAGGGCTGATTATAGGGATGGTCGCAGGTCTTGCAAGTATCATCCCTTATCTTGGTTTTGCCGTTGGAATTATTGCTGCAGTGGTTGCGACTTTATTCCAGTTTGGATTAGATTGGACACAGCTACTTTTGGTTGGAGCGGTCTTTCTTGTTGGGCAAATGGTGGAAGGTTATATTCTACAGCCTTTCTTATTAGGTGATAAAATTGGTTTATCTCCAGTTGCAGTAGTATTTGCTGTTTTAGCAGGTGCACAGCTCGCAGGCTTTTTAGGGATGTTGATAGCACTGCCTGTAGCAGCAGTGATCGTTGTATTGCTAAGACATGCTAGAGATGGTTATGAAAAAAGTCGTTTCTATGGTTTGTCTCAAGAAATGATAGTTGTCGAAAGTACCCCACAACATCTCAATGTTGAAACTGATCAAGTAGAGCTTGATCTTGAAATAAAAAACTCTCAAGATACAGAGACTTCAAACTCAAAAGATGATTCCAAGTAA
- the rbtA gene encoding rhombotarget A: protein MLKRTLACALFAITGHAYSADILVTTLVDEDKNDSVCSLREAIFFLNNRSQDQYKNGYNGCGDENSSSTIILKRDQEYKLKSQLEIKAPMTIATAKSTDFNDQKKGLNNATISVTGKNRLFVIDDGNVENDLIAVSFKELNLKGSSERLSNNGGLILNREDLKVEHSRFINGHANQGGAIYNAGTHAQKTAGRIRIQNSIFEYNKADQGAVIYSEIPRYLISHSVIRDNEGTASPEGALIYIQTGLSDQTIGSFPATGETGIRNSTIFHNKGGYVANIREGMVFNNLTMIKNAAGLYLQALKEKVTTVVKEDGTTEEKVTPYPKSYVSNSIIVENGNKNCTATTNDTTVVQSNLTTVECDHNSADRLPNFMIGNNKLIAGSEDVGVCNAPPADGLLCPYNTPKDKMLGFFKPRLLASYNSLSDSLIVNKGRIYSDGTNFSLASCEATDQRGISRSGYTELCDMGAIELVVDRSNIPIAGQDIYFNEVAKFNITESLVDGELLDPVTCEKVLGKRSDGQAWQFGCLDVVQNQTPSKGTLTLDQDGNVTYVPYSNWHGADIFKMRIVTTTTRFNDISNNYIEIPTTIVQDPKNNFKSKTVNVGGGSIGFGAIIMLFGLLGLRRFKS from the coding sequence ATGCTCAAGCGGACGCTTGCCTGTGCTTTGTTTGCGATTACTGGACATGCATATTCAGCTGATATTCTAGTTACAACATTAGTGGATGAAGACAAAAATGATTCCGTTTGTTCATTACGTGAAGCTATATTCTTTTTAAATAATCGATCGCAAGATCAATATAAAAATGGCTACAACGGATGTGGTGATGAAAACTCTAGCTCGACAATTATATTAAAGCGAGATCAAGAATATAAATTAAAGAGTCAGTTAGAAATTAAAGCTCCAATGACTATTGCAACAGCCAAAAGTACGGACTTTAACGATCAAAAGAAAGGCTTGAATAATGCGACAATCAGTGTCACAGGGAAAAATCGTTTATTTGTCATTGATGATGGTAATGTTGAAAATGATTTAATCGCTGTTAGTTTTAAAGAACTTAATTTAAAAGGATCTTCTGAGCGTCTCTCCAATAACGGTGGGCTCATTTTAAATCGTGAGGATTTGAAGGTTGAACACTCTCGTTTTATTAATGGACATGCAAACCAAGGCGGCGCAATTTATAATGCTGGTACTCATGCACAAAAGACAGCAGGACGAATCAGAATACAAAACAGTATTTTTGAATATAATAAAGCTGATCAAGGGGCTGTAATATATAGTGAAATACCTCGTTATTTAATTTCACATTCTGTTATTCGTGATAATGAGGGGACTGCTAGTCCAGAAGGGGCATTAATATATATTCAAACAGGTTTAAGTGATCAAACGATTGGAAGCTTTCCTGCTACTGGAGAGACAGGAATAAGAAATAGTACAATTTTCCATAATAAAGGTGGATATGTTGCTAATATTCGAGAGGGAATGGTTTTTAATAATCTAACGATGATTAAAAACGCTGCAGGTCTGTATTTACAAGCATTAAAAGAAAAAGTCACAACAGTCGTTAAAGAGGATGGCACGACAGAGGAAAAAGTAACGCCATATCCTAAATCATATGTTTCGAACAGTATTATTGTCGAAAATGGAAATAAAAATTGTACAGCGACAACAAATGATACAACTGTAGTTCAGAGTAATTTGACAACGGTTGAGTGTGATCATAACTCTGCTGATCGTTTACCTAACTTTATGATAGGGAATAATAAGCTGATTGCTGGAAGTGAAGATGTCGGAGTCTGTAACGCACCTCCAGCGGATGGTTTATTGTGCCCATATAATACGCCAAAGGATAAAATGTTAGGCTTTTTTAAGCCTAGATTATTAGCTTCATATAACAGTTTGTCTGATTCACTTATTGTGAATAAAGGACGAATTTATAGTGATGGAACAAATTTTAGTTTGGCGAGTTGTGAAGCAACAGATCAGCGAGGCATAAGTCGTAGTGGTTATACTGAACTATGTGATATGGGCGCGATAGAGTTGGTTGTTGATCGCAGTAATATTCCTATCGCTGGGCAGGATATTTATTTTAATGAAGTCGCAAAGTTTAATATTACTGAAAGTTTAGTCGATGGTGAGCTACTTGATCCTGTAACTTGTGAAAAAGTATTAGGTAAACGCTCTGATGGACAAGCTTGGCAGTTTGGTTGTTTGGACGTTGTTCAGAATCAAACACCATCGAAGGGAACTTTGACTTTAGATCAAGACGGAAATGTTACCTATGTTCCGTATAGTAATTGGCATGGTGCAGATATATTTAAAATGCGTATCGTAACAACAACAACGCGCTTTAATGATATTTCAAATAATTATATTGAGATTCCAACAACCATTGTACAAGATCCTAAGAATAATTTTAAAAGTAAGACTGTAAATGTTGGTGGAGGAAGTATTGGATTTGGCGCAATTATTATGTTATTCGGCTTACTAGGGTTACGTCGGTTTAAGTCATAA
- the purN gene encoding phosphoribosylglycinamide formyltransferase: MMRIAVLVSGNGSNLQALIDTNLSGQIIGVLSNKADAYALQRAKDANIAAAVISHKDFPTRESFDEAMHQQLIAWQVDLVILAGFMRILTPNFVSKWQGKMLNIHPSLLPFYKGINTHQRVLNTGDRLHGCTVHFVTAELDAGQSIAQSAIQVSLNDTVESLAQRVHQLEHFIYPQVVQWFCTGQLTWQNGQAHFNQKPLAQPIQFAQW, from the coding sequence ATAATGAGAATTGCGGTCCTTGTCTCTGGCAACGGTAGCAACCTACAAGCCCTGATAGATACAAATCTGTCAGGGCAAATCATTGGTGTCTTATCTAACAAAGCTGATGCTTATGCATTACAACGTGCCAAAGACGCCAATATTGCAGCCGCAGTCATTTCACATAAAGACTTTCCAACTAGAGAAAGCTTTGACGAAGCAATGCATCAACAATTGATCGCATGGCAAGTTGATCTTGTGATCCTTGCGGGCTTTATGCGGATTTTAACCCCAAACTTTGTCAGCAAATGGCAAGGTAAGATGTTGAATATCCATCCATCTCTGTTGCCTTTCTATAAAGGTATTAATACACATCAACGTGTCTTAAATACAGGAGATCGCCTGCATGGTTGTACGGTTCATTTTGTAACAGCAGAATTAGATGCTGGTCAAAGCATTGCGCAATCTGCAATTCAAGTCAGTCTAAATGACACGGTAGAAAGCTTAGCGCAACGGGTACACCAACTTGAGCATTTCATTTACCCTCAAGTTGTACAGTGGTTTTGTACGGGGCAGTTAACTTGGCAAAATGGTCAAGCCCACTTCAATCAAAAACCATTGGCTCAACCCATTCAGTTTGCACAATGGTAA